One Paenibacillus riograndensis SBR5 DNA segment encodes these proteins:
- a CDS encoding alpha/beta-type small acid-soluble spore protein produces MARRSRRYAVPGVAQGMQTLKANVMKNEGFRVDPDRPDDVKYEVAKELGIPLQPGNNGALTTESAGQVGGKIGGSMVREMIRLAQEQLTNSEQQSR; encoded by the coding sequence ATGGCGAGAAGAAGCAGAAGATATGCAGTGCCAGGAGTAGCGCAGGGAATGCAGACACTTAAGGCCAATGTAATGAAAAATGAAGGCTTCAGGGTTGATCCGGACCGGCCGGATGATGTCAAATATGAAGTGGCCAAGGAGCTTGGCATCCCTTTGCAGCCAGGCAACAACGGGGCGCTGACCACAGAATCAGCAGGCCAGGTCGGCGGTAAAATCGGCGGTTCCATGGTCCGGGAAATGATCCGCCTGGCCCAGGAGCAGCTGACGAA